Part of the Triticum aestivum cultivar Chinese Spring chromosome 4D, IWGSC CS RefSeq v2.1, whole genome shotgun sequence genome is shown below.
CGACGTACAGAGaggaacgagagagggagagagagagagagagcaagaatAGCGAGAGGAAAAAGAAGACCAGTTGCGGCCTTATCCAAAGCTCTTCGGCCGCTGGTTAGGCGAAAAGATCTTCGGCCGCAGGCTGGCCGAAGAGGCCCGTCTTCGGCCCAGCTCACACACTCTTCGGCCAACGCTTAACCGAAGAGGCCTCCTCGGGCTTCGGCCAGCTGAAAGGGCCCTCTTCGGCCAACGGCTGACCGACGGGGTGCTAGTTTTGCAAATAACGTGTTAGCACTGCTAGTTTCCAAAATTGCTATAAAAATGTGCTACTTTTGGGGAAAAAATCTTGGGGCAAAGCTCTGGGAACCTTCTGCTAACCAAATCGGATCTCAAAAGCCATCAGTAAAGCATACTGACTAGAGAGACATTGTTTTGTGGGGTGGCACAGGGATAAAACATGTATTTTCTACTCTGAAGATGAGTAGATTGACCATGTGTTTTTCAGACGTGTTTTCTCCTAGGTCACTTGTCCCTGACAATTAGTGCATCTCTAGCTCTTCCCTAAAATAAATTTAACTCTCAAATAACTTGGCATTCGAGGAGTTAAACCGCACCTACCCTTTTCCTCAAAAAAATTAACTCCTAAATTTCAGGAGTTGTTACTCTTCAAAACTATCCCCTCCTGCTTTGACGAACACCTCTATTCTCCCTAAATCCTTTCTCTCAAAATTGTGGCAAGGTCTTTCATAGGCCAACTGTTGGTGCCTCGCCCCCCAGGAGGGCTATAGATAGCCAGCGTCGACCCCTCCACCCCCAAACCATAGTTGTCATCCGACTCGAACCCGCCTGCCAAATCATCCCCATCACCGAGGATTTGGTGGAGCAGATGGAAGCGGGGAAGGAGGATGATGATGACATAGAATCTGAGATCCTCCGGTTGGAGATCAccgagggggaggaggagatggcACTCGTGGAGATGAGGGTGCAACTCAAGACGGAGCGTGCCGGCGCCGCGACCCCTTGCGATCGTGGATCACCTCGCAAGCGACATGTCCAAGTAGTGCGCATGACGACGACTACCAGACGATGCACACAGCGGGGGAATGACGCGAGACGAACTATTAGCCTAGTTCGACAGGTACACTCGTTTCCACTGACTCCGCTGACGAGCATGTGCCATGGCAGAGAGGCACTAGCGACATGGAGGCATCAACCCCTGCAAGTTCAAGGAGCCCATCATTAGCATCTCTCCTCGATGAGGACTAGAGTATTTTTAGATGTTTAATTTCTAATTTAGCTTAATTAAGTAGTAGCTTAGTTTGATTTAAGTACTTTTAAGTTTAATGTGGGCATGTTTATGTATAATTATGCCCTGCTTATTTTAATATAGTTTCAAATCATGTACGAAAAGACATGTTTTTTCAACTTTGTGATTTGGTGAGTTAAACTTGGGAGAAGGGCTAGGTGCACAAATTTTCCAACTCCTAAAAATTTGAGGAGTTAAATTCTAGTGGGTGGTTTGAGGATTTAAATTTTAGGGAAATGGCTACAGATGCTCTTAGGTCGGGGTGCGTTTGATTGAGGTTGAGTTTTTTTTGTTCATGGCAAGTCTATAATTAGAGATCTCTATGTGTTGACCTCTGGCCTCTTTTCGTAATTTTTTCCCTTTCTTGATGAAATGATGCAGAACTCTCCCGCACTGTTCGAGACATACAAGATTTTTTAATCTCTAGATCCATTTGGAACTTTATTCAGTGTGCTTGTGATTTGTTGTTAGCGCCTGCTGACTTGGCTCAATGCATTGCACTATTGGACAGCTTCTCTAGTGTTGAGAAGAAGCTTGTGGTGGTTGGCATGGCTGCTGGCTTTTGGATGACCTAAGAGTCACACAAAAAAGAATGCTTCCTTGGATCGTACATGTAGAGGCTACTTCCCTGTTCTACTCTAGTTGCCATTGGATTGATGAATGTTTTGGTCTGTAGAAGGAAAGGGAGCAAAAGGTTCTCTGACATCGATCCAGAAGACTAGCAACGGTAGCCACCGTGGTGTTTAGCATATTGAAAGGGTGGGCGTCGACTAGCAGTGGTTGCAGAACTAAAGGATGATCCTCTTCCTTTCCCAATTGAGTGGTTGCTTTCTTATATTCAGGAAATGCAAATGTGCATGTAATCTTTGTTTCCTTCTGCACAAAATAGGGAACACACGCTATCACTAGTTAGTTTTTCATTTTCTTAGCTTTTTCAATACTTGATGTGCCTAAATCTCTATTATTTCATTAATAAAATCGGGGAGCAATCTCTTCCTTCGAAAAAAAAGTTGCCATGGAAAGGGTGATGGTTGGAGGCAAAATCCTTGACCAGTTTGTCTAATCCCCCTGACACCTTGTGCGTCGTTCCCCTCCATGGAGGCATCGCCATAGAATTCATTTTTCCTCATCATGGTCTACTTTCTTTGGGTGAAAACCGAAACTCTGAAGGGGCGATGGTGACACATTGATGTCATCCCCTTCTTGGAAGCGTTGTTCTGGACCCTGACTTGCATCGGTTCTTTTGGTTAGCCGTTGGATGTGTGCCTATGTAGGCGGTCCTCTGGAGATCCCAGGGACTGCGAGGCCTGATCCGACAATGCCATATGATCATTACTTGATAAAGATTGAAGACATCAAACTACAGAGAACCTTGTATTATATTATCAAGTTGGCATCATGTATAGTAGTTGTTAGTTGTTATCTTTGTTGTGTGGATGTcggttttctctttttttgtgaGCCATCCTTATTTGAACACACCTTAGCTAACAATGGTGATGTTTGTTGTACTACTCACCAATAACAATTGAAAAAATGCACTATCACTCTGTTTTTCCTCGATTTCTTCAtaaattgattttttttttcttAACAAGAACAAAGTTCCCGCTGTTTGCTACAAAAAGGTGAATACACGCCGTAAATTTGGCAATTCAGCTACTCCCTTCTTGCCAAAATATAATGCATATAATATTTCTAAAAGTTAAACTTTGTAGCGAACTGAGCCTTAACTCAGATGGTTAGTTCTTTTGGGCTCGAACCAACCCACCAGGATTCAAGACCTAGACTTGGCACTGGtacttcagtgggaggagacgttcccatcgactaCTAAGGCAACTTCGTCAACCTCAAGATGATGTGTCGGCCCAGTCTCTCGGACGTGCTCATAGggatagtgtgtgtgcatgcattcgTAGGGATGACTATGTGTGTATGTATGAGCGTCTGCGTCTATATTGTGTTAAAAAAGACAAACTTTGTAAGCTTTAAACAGGTTTACAGCAAAAAAAATAAACATTTACGATAACAAATATGCAGCATATGAAAAAGAAATCAAATGGTATTGATTTGGTACTGTAAAAATGTCGATGAGTTTTTCTACAAAGGTAATAAAAAATTACAAAGCTAACTTTTGAGAAATATGATATATGTGCATTTTAATTTGGCAATGGGTGAGCACGCTCTTAACTTTTTATGCATATGCTCAAACTCCAAACAAATCTTGAGACGTAGTACCACCACAACAGTAGCGCTACATCAAAAGCTGTGGCTAAATTCTCCACACGCCTATGTTTCCTGGAATAGACGCAACGTGAGATCATTTTCCGCATCGACGGGCCCGGTTCGAGGCGGTACGGACCGGTACGTGCAGCTGAACATTTAAAAAGTGCATCCCAGCTCGCTGGACGTAGCACTGCCCATACGTTTCTCCCCAGGTCTCTTTGACCTATGTGGCCACGTGGACGTGGATGATTTATACTAGTAGTAGATCATCAACAAGCATAGCTCAAGGTCAAGGAGGATTAACAAAGTGATCCTATTGATGAAGCCGTGGCCTGGATAGGAACAGCGAGGATTCAAGTACCAGGCTGTGATCACAAGAACTCAGTGATGACCCTCGATCAGCAGAATCTTCTTGTCATTGCCAGTGGGCGCCTTTGGAGCTCGAGCCATGGGGAAAAGTTGAGTTAGCTCCCAGACCTACACGCACACACGTCATGCTCCTACATATACACTGGCTGGCACCATCCGTTCCAATCCATCGGCGTTGCTGCGGAGTCCATTCCTCTGTAAAGATCCTTCTTGACCAACACTCTGCGGACTCTAGACTCCTTGTTGCAAATTAACAAGTCACTCATGAGGGTACTAGTACCACGCACGAAGACATTCTCTTCTTCCTTCGTCTGAGCCACCTCTTGTTGCGGTGAATGACGTGGACGCTGATTTCCTTTGGGTTGGGTCCTTGTGCTGCTGCAGGTTCTGAGCTGGGTGCAGAGCAGGCTTCGTGGGGCGCAGTACAGCGCCAAAAAACCAGAGTTCAGCGCAGGGTCGTACCGACGTAAGTGCTCATGGCAGTTTCAACTTATCAGCATGTAACACCAACCTGAAACCGCAATATGTTCCCTCTTCGCCTTCATCACAAGTGAGCTGAAACCCACActttgcagcagctgctgctgaTACTGAACGTTCCGACAacgagctccaccgccaccgccggcctGTGGCGGCGATGCTGTTGATCGGGACGTTCGGGGTAGATGCCCTGGCCATTGCCCCATAACGACATACCCAGCGACGACTTGGAGGCCGCGATCAAGAGCTACCACCATACGGCGCAATTGCCTTGGGGAGGCAACGCGGCGACGGGTGAACGAGGGAACAGATGGATCACAACAGATTCAGAGTGTAAGTTCATCTGACAGTGTAGGTCTTGCAGCAGTGTCTACAAACTAACAAagaacctaatatgtgcctccagaTATCGTGGTGATCTGAACTAGCAGGGCGGCAGCGAGGAGGAAAAGAGAACGGGGTCCTGATACAATTTTGAATGGGCACATGTACATATGTCTCTGACAGTTGGTCTCAATGCCAGTGTCATAGTATGTTTTTTTGTGTCCTCTACTGTCATGTAACTGGGCATTTAGGTAGTTTTACAGACTTTGTGAGGCCCCCGAGGGCATTGGCGGTAGGTTCTGTCAAAGACCCAACACCAATGCCCTTGGTAGCGGCTGATCCTAGCAGCAACAGGTGCAAGCAAACTGAAATATGCACATGCCCTCTCCTCAACCTCAACCTTCTAATGTACATCTGGTCACTCAAGTGTACAATACACCTATAACCTATGGAATCAGCAGATATTCAGGCCAGCAACAAAACCATCCTTTTACACATCTGATTAGCATTACTATTGAGTATTTAGCCTATGACCTGCAAATTGCATACGAAAGAAGGTAAGCCCTAATCTCATGAATGCAACGTACATTTAGCAAGCCAGGTTTGAGCTCTCACCTGATTCACCAAAGGAAGTGCATTAGTTCCCCATTCTGCTGACCATTTGGAAGATGACCCTGTACTCAAGGCACCATCCTTCAGGGATTTCAGGGTATCGCATTCCTCTGGAAATCCCTTGAAGAGCATCTGCACGATATTTAATTGCAATAGTAGTTAAAGTCTCTTTCAATGATTAATCCAAAAAACAAAGCCATGATGGAAAGTACTTATGCTAATTTTAAAATGCATACCAAGTAGTCATACAATGAAATGAAACAAAAGATAAAGACTAAAAGTGGTCCTCACCATAAGTTCATCTGCGAGCTCCGAAGATGTTGAGAAAAGAAGTCCATTTCTGTTTACTTTTACAAGCTCCTCGATGCTGCACAAAGGAAAAACGAAACCAGAGGCTTATAATATAGAGCAACCAAAAGGCCAGCGCCAAAACATCACAATTAAAACATCTACAAACATGGGTTACCAGGAGAATGAAGCGGCACAAACTGGTAATCCACATCCAAACATATCAACCACCTAAGAACAACCATTCAAGTTacaatgcagaaaataaaaattcctACATGCTTAAGTAAGAAGATGTTGTGAGTAACCTTCATAGGTAGATCAAGCCCCGACGAGGATGTATGAAGCGATACGCCTAGATCAGCTGATCCTGTATTTGCTCAAACAATCAGCATATATGCTGCGGTATAAAATTCTTTTGGCAAGTGGCTGGCATACCTAGCAATAGAGGATAGTCCTCCGATGCAAGCCACATAGTCCGGAAGGCAACACGTCTCAATTTTAACCTTTTTATTTGCTCCTCATATTTCTTCCTATCAGGCCCTTTACCTTCAGTATCAAATTTATGAAAATGAGAACAATGGTTAAAAACTAGTAATTCAACAGAATATAGCAGAATGTGTGATACCTGTGATAACGAAAAGCAATCTTGGGTAATCAAATTGCTTTCCATTCTTGATATCAATCCAAAGCTGCCCCTCGTCCATTGAATCCTCTTCACCTAATGTTGCAGCAACACGTCTATCATACATCAGTGCTGCTTCCAGAAGTATGCTGAAATCTTCATCTGGTGTCCTGGAATGCAGGTGGCAAAGATTTATAAGTTCGTCCGAATTTTTAACTATCTGCTCAATAATCACATGAGCTGAACATAAAAGTTCTGCAACAACAGGGACCACTCAGTTCAAGAGAACATACCAGCTTGTGCTGCTCACAACAAGTGCAGGTCTATTAGGCTTCAACGAAACTCCACCATCAATCTTGCCAGTAAGTACAGTAGTGTTCTTGTCTTCCACTTCTTTTTCTTTGTTGTAAGAAgagaaaaccaaataaaataaattaaactGCAATATGCTTATATCATGAAAAAAATCTGGTTGGTTGGAGAACAACATACCAACAGAGATGCAATCAGCACTGCCCATAGCACCACAAATGGAACCACCCAACCTGCAGAACAACTATTTCATGTGTTAAGGCTACATATGCTGTTATGCAGTACCGCAAGTAGCGAAGGAAGAACAGACAACAAATGCTCACCTCATGTTTCTCAGTCAAGGAAGCAGGACGGAAAAATTCAGGAGAATGATCATAAAGAACTGTTGCTCTGAAAATTGTGACTATGTTAGTATAAACTGCAGCATGCGCACAACAGCCTTAATGACAAAAAATAAGAAGTTGAAGTTCAATCTGTTTACTTGATTCCCCAATTTTGAGCAAGCTCATGTTGCATTGCTTTCGTAACGCAAAAGGCACCATCAGCCATACGTCCAAAGTGCTTCTCAAACCTAGAATACAAGAAaacaacactaattaaaacacatgACCAATAGGATACACCAGCAGTCTAGCAGATAAGCGAATATGGTTGGAGGGGTTACCAAAAATAGACTTTGACTATTACATGACTTCTGCCATGAGACAACCCAAGCAAAGTATATCCAAAGTTATGCCAATCCACAATAAATTTAGCACCTCTTAGCCAGCTAACCAGTTTTACAGCCGCCAATGTTGGAACGGAGGGTGGATTCTGTTGGACAAAAGATGGTCAAATGACACAAATCAGGTCTCTCATTGTTACTGTGAAACGCGATAACtaaatttttgacatttttatatTACCAAAAGAATCTTTAAATATATCAATCAAAAGGGGCTCTAGGTGATTAAATCTTAACGGGGTGAGACTGAAGCATATTCTGTAACTAGGTAAGGGTCAGAGTAAGCAATTTTGTGAATATACTACAATCAGCATTGCCAAAATGAGAATGGTGTAAACAATATGTTACTGTACATATAGCATAGCACGAGTTACTATTTAATACTTAAGCTGCACAATAAGCCAACTATGACTATTCATTTACTTAGTATGGTAGACAACGAATTCTAGATTGTTGAATGCTCTAAAAAAGAACTAAATTTGCTGACAATGCTAGTGATTAGACATACTGTTCATGTAATTCTGAACCACATATGCAAATAAGAGAGCTGCATGTAATTTTACCTGAACAATGAAGACATCAGGGCGAGGAATCTTAAAGCAGAGAAACCAAATCAGCATGATAAACTGGATGGCAGCTTTAAGTAGCAGCGCCAGGGCACCAGATATCTTTGAAATTCCCGATAACTGCACTGATTTCTGAAGATAATACTTGGAAGTTAACTGTAGTAAGAGAAAATAGAGAAAATAAAATACTTCAAACGATCAATACCATCTCGTGTATATGAATTGATGGATTCTCTCTCAGGGATAAATGGGGATCACTTCCTGCTCAAAGACATAGGATAGGATACAAGGTCAGATCTCAACAAAAATAACACTGAAAGCTGATGAAACTCCGGCCTGTATGACGTTCCTTAACATGCATCTAGGAAATAGATGGCTTCGTTCTACCATTTGGCAGTAGAATTCAACAACAAAACGAAATTGTGTGAAGACAGAATACCTCCGTTTGCAACAATGTCCACTTCCATGCCGGCCTGTTAAGAAGAAGAATAACGAACAGCTAAGTCTAAGATACTACTAAAACACAAAATCCTATGCTCTAATTCGATCCGGCCAAAACAGACGCGAGGTTACGGATTCGTCAGAGGAGCACCTGGTTGGCGAGCGAGAGGGAGTGGTACTGCATCCGCGGGCTGCGGCCGATGTCGCCCAGCACAACCACCGCCGCGCGCCTCCTCCTTCCTGCCTCCTCCGCCATCGCCGTCGAATCTTTTTCCCCCAGAGTGAGGGGGAGGGGCAGCGCTAGGTGTGGACGGCGGGAAGGGGGGTCGTGGGGGAGGGCCGGaggggcggcgaccggcggcgatGGGGACGGAGGAGCTCTGCTCTCTGTTGGGATCCAAAAACGGCTGAAAAGTCCTGAACtgttggtcccacctgtcagggccATTGACGGGTCCAGTTGCAATAACTACCCAGGGCAGGGCCTTCCCTGAAACATTCCACCACGGCCGGCCGCCGCACCGCAACCTTGGGTTTCCTCTGcgagagacggcggcggcggctgagggccTAGCCACTCCGCCCGATGTATCGCGGCAGCGGGTCGGCGGCTGCTCCCGGCGAGCAGCCCATCGACGCCAACCCTGTCGGTGAGCCCGCAATTCCCTGGCGTTATTAAAGCTATTTTCTGCACTATGGGCTGCGTGCTTAGGGCAACTCTAACACATCCCCCAAAAGTTAGCGCCCAAAAACCCATCCCCGAAATTCCTGCGAGGAGAATCGGCATTCTCCAGCTATGCCTTAGATTACAGATAGTTCTAAACTATGTGGAATGTATTTCTGCATATAATTATAGAGGAGGACAAGGACATAGAAAACAATGGTGATGAATCTTGCAGTGCGAATGGTAACCATCCTTGAGAACATTCCGGTGGCTGATAAGCAGCAAAATGTGTCATATGGTGTGTTTCTCTTCTTGATGTCTGATTGAGTCAGTGTTCTTGGATATTGCTTACTTCTTGAGTACTTGTTTATTCTGATGTGATTGGAGGATTTGTCCATTGATGATTTTATCATCTCACTTCTCATCTGGGACCAGCATTCTGATTTCTGTATGTTGTACATTGAGCAAATGCAGAAAAGAATTCAAAATGAAAGGAGCCCCAAACATGATTTTGCTGCCATTATTGAACTGATTCAAGCGATCAATGTATGCCATGGCCAGTTTGTGGAGCAAGCACTGGAGCATATCCACTAAGAGTACGGTATTCACTATCAAGTACAGTACATTCCTACAGTATATGGTATTCACTTCCGAATATGGGCTATACATTTCTACAGTCTTGTCACACTTCAACGACAGAAAGGGTGTGATTTCTGACAAATTTATTCACTGTGAATTATCACAAAATTGAGCTGCTTCGTATGTTCATGTTCTACATGACCTggatttattttgttttgttaaCCGCCACAAGCACGAATTGACCTTTGTGGCATACGGAACCAATGGATACACTTGCTGCACAACAATATGGTTTCACCTTGTTGTTATAGTGGCAACCAGACGTGTTGTTTTCCAGTATGTTATCCATTTGAAGATGTTATCCTCTCCAGATTTTTAATTTCTGATGGAGTAACTATTGTGAGTAGGACCAGGTTAGCAGTGCAACTGTACGTGTTATAATAAGCACATATGCATGCTAGATGAATGGCAGTTAAACTATTTACTTCTTTTTACAACTATAGATCTTTATCATCTTGTGACCTCTCTATTGCAATTTGATGCTTGGTGTAAATACCTCGTGCACCCTGTCTGTGTCTCAAAATCTTGAATAGTTTCACGAAATTCCGGCTTCTTGGAGCAGATACAATTGCTGAACTTAATGAATCAGTTCTGTTGTGCCCCTGTCTCTGTCTTCTAGCAGCATCATAGTAACCGTATGGCACTAGTACAGTGGAATGTTTATTTCACAAAGTTCAATCCATTTTTCAGGATGATTGTTGTGGCAGAAACTTAACGAATTTGTGTTGCTCTGGTTGCAGACTTGCAGTTGTGTTCATTATATCCAGACACCATGAGGTACTGCTGAATGAGCTCAAATCGCCGAGTTGCTTGAGTTGGGAAAGTTCTCAAAATTCATGGATTCCATTACTCGGGACAGCACACGTCTTCTAAATGCTGACAACCCCGCGTTTGACTATGTACATCGAATTTTAAACAGCCTTTCTATTAACACGTAAGCTCTTGGGAAATCCTCCTTTCCTATTCAAATGATTTAACTTAGATACACATCATCATTAGTTGATTATTTTATTTCTGCACCTGGAGATAATTTAGTAATATGTACGCATCATGATTGCGATGTTTATTTTTATTGTTGCATGTTCTCAATAATTTTGTATGAGTGGTATTATTACAAAGTCTACTCATATTTCATACTTAAATGGTAGTGCAGAAATTGTTTATGAGTCCCATTGCTGTGACAGTCTAAATGCAGTCTCAGTCTGACGGATAGTCCAAGGTTCCAAGCCTATCCATGGGTACCA
Proteins encoded:
- the LOC123098666 gene encoding UDP-glycosyltransferase TURAN isoform X1: MALTGGTNSSGLFSRFWIPTESRAPPSPSPPVAAPPALPHDPPSRRPHLALPLPLTLGEKDSTAMAEEAGRRRRAAVVVLGDIGRSPRMQYHSLSLANQAGMEVDIVANGGSDPHLSLRENPSIHIHEMKSVQLSGISKISGALALLLKAAIQFIMLIWFLCFKIPRPDVFIVQNPPSVPTLAAVKLVSWLRGAKFIVDWHNFGYTLLGLSHGRSHVIVKVYFWFEKHFGRMADGAFCVTKAMQHELAQNWGIKATVLYDHSPEFFRPASLTEKHELFCRLGGSICGAMGSADCISVEKEVEDKNTTVLTGKIDGGVSLKPNRPALVVSSTSWTPDEDFSILLEAALMYDRRVAATLGEEDSMDEGQLWIDIKNGKQFDYPRLLFVITGKGPDRKKYEEQIKRLKLRRVAFRTMWLASEDYPLLLGSADLGVSLHTSSSGLDLPMKVVDMFGCGLPVCAASFSCIEELVKVNRNGLLFSTSSELADELMMLFKGFPEECDTLKSLKDGALSTGSSSKWSAEWGTNALPLVNQVIG
- the LOC123098666 gene encoding UDP-glycosyltransferase TURAN isoform X2, whose amino-acid sequence is MALTGGTNSSGLFSRFWIPTESRAPPSPSPPVAAPPALPHDPPSRRPHLALPLPLTLGEKDSTAMAEEAGRRRRAAVVVLGDIGRSPRMQYHSLSLANQAGMEVDIVANGGSDPHLSLRENPSIHIHEMKSVQLSGISKISGALALLLKAAIQFIMLIWFLCFKIPRPDVFIVQNPPSVPTLAAVKLVSWLRGAKFIVDWHNFGYTLLGLSHGRSHVIVKVYFWFEKHFGRMADGAFCVTKAMQHELAQNWGIKATVLYDHSPEFFRPASLTEKHELFCRLGGSICGAMGSADCISVEVEDKNTTVLTGKIDGGVSLKPNRPALVVSSTSWTPDEDFSILLEAALMYDRRVAATLGEEDSMDEGQLWIDIKNGKQFDYPRLLFVITGKGPDRKKYEEQIKRLKLRRVAFRTMWLASEDYPLLLGSADLGVSLHTSSSGLDLPMKVVDMFGCGLPVCAASFSCIEELVKVNRNGLLFSTSSELADELMMLFKGFPEECDTLKSLKDGALSTGSSSKWSAEWGTNALPLVNQVIG